A stretch of the Janthinobacterium sp. 64 genome encodes the following:
- a CDS encoding PAAR-like domain-containing protein — protein sequence MSAQEPGAMDSAPSLPPGIWSSGEHESMLAQAFQAIDVEESSAAQRASVARPAIPGGTNRIGARRDAGFKAISTAPSINKTPIGPSMVPLPYPTVQDLSNSVGVARSVRFNGEPAYVLHRSTQPKGTGDEPGTGKGVRSGTVNGEVKPVVGSSTVRAEGKYIVRDGDACTMNGGNNPGIYVTSPAPVCRISNGKFIGESNPPVHAETPAEESWFSSWWKNTKHELNEAVEHPWEALKGAAKGIANIPSSIGEMVMKGATLQSAGEMEQAAAMHSMFGQTEAAERMSAGAEQVRQGVDAIHLPMFEMSNAAQAGGDKILTAATLVAGGVGIAKSGVKGLAGLSKSAGVADAEAAKIMATGAKAAQTEQVLAKSGVVADDLVAVPIATPAGNGVKILRKIKSLREKYLGKTPGKGSRTGREVQERMRADGTLRDDAFTGQPEFLASDNKWYELRFADMAHKEDAVSWWNRLGRQYGAKAPEVRTWMLDSKNYVLDLNSLNRSAGAKLKVGYLPPLK from the coding sequence ATGAGCGCGCAGGAACCCGGGGCGATGGATTCTGCGCCATCACTGCCGCCTGGCATCTGGAGCTCGGGTGAGCATGAGAGCATGCTAGCGCAAGCGTTCCAAGCGATCGACGTCGAAGAATCATCTGCGGCACAGCGGGCGAGCGTGGCGCGCCCCGCCATACCCGGCGGCACCAACCGCATCGGCGCGCGCCGCGATGCCGGATTTAAAGCAATCAGTACGGCACCCTCGATCAATAAAACGCCGATTGGTCCATCCATGGTGCCGCTGCCGTATCCAACGGTTCAGGATCTGTCCAATAGCGTGGGTGTTGCGCGATCCGTACGCTTCAACGGCGAGCCTGCGTATGTGCTGCACAGAAGTACCCAGCCCAAAGGCACTGGGGATGAGCCTGGTACCGGGAAAGGGGTGCGCTCGGGCACGGTTAACGGCGAGGTCAAACCCGTGGTGGGTAGTAGCACGGTGCGTGCCGAGGGGAAGTACATCGTGCGCGACGGCGACGCCTGCACCATGAACGGTGGAAACAATCCTGGTATTTACGTCACCTCACCAGCACCTGTCTGCCGCATCAGTAATGGCAAATTCATCGGCGAGAGCAACCCGCCGGTGCATGCAGAGACGCCAGCGGAGGAAAGCTGGTTCTCTAGCTGGTGGAAGAACACCAAACACGAACTCAATGAAGCTGTTGAGCACCCTTGGGAGGCGTTGAAGGGAGCGGCCAAAGGCATAGCCAACATTCCCTCCTCCATCGGCGAGATGGTGATGAAGGGTGCCACTTTGCAGAGTGCCGGCGAAATGGAGCAGGCCGCCGCCATGCATAGCATGTTTGGCCAGACAGAGGCAGCGGAGCGGATGAGCGCAGGTGCCGAGCAGGTACGCCAGGGTGTCGACGCTATTCATCTTCCGATGTTTGAGATGAGTAACGCCGCGCAAGCGGGCGGTGACAAGATCCTGACGGCGGCGACGTTGGTCGCTGGTGGCGTCGGCATCGCCAAGAGTGGGGTAAAAGGTTTAGCCGGGCTAAGTAAGAGCGCTGGCGTCGCCGATGCGGAAGCGGCCAAAATTATGGCAACGGGTGCCAAAGCAGCTCAAACGGAACAAGTACTCGCAAAAAGCGGTGTTGTCGCGGATGATCTTGTGGCGGTTCCTATCGCCACACCCGCTGGCAATGGGGTGAAAATTCTGCGCAAGATCAAATCATTGCGTGAAAAATATCTCGGTAAGACTCCTGGTAAAGGGTCTCGCACCGGGCGCGAAGTACAAGAACGAATGCGTGCGGATGGTACCCTACGTGATGATGCTTTTACTGGGCAGCCAGAGTTTCTTGCAAGCGATAATAAATGGTATGAACTACGATTTGCTGATATGGCGCATAAAGAAGATGCCGTGTCGTGGTGGAATCGCTTAGGGCGACAATACGGCGCTAAGGCGCCTGAGGTCAGGACCTGGATGCTAGACTCAAAAAATTATGTACTCGACCTAAATTCACTCAACCGATCAGCAGGCGCCAAGTTAAAAGTAGGTTATCTACCACCACTGAAATAG
- a CDS encoding tetratricopeptide repeat protein has translation MDLPSNVSKQINLLSEMGNDLADQGEFSQAAERWTQALDLLPPPQADWETYTWLKASIGDALYQLADFSAAREALFDALNGPDGQENPFVHYRLGQTELALKNEEAGISELLKAYMLDGEEIFTEEEDGHIFLQKLRDAGLAS, from the coding sequence ATGGACTTACCTTCCAATGTAAGCAAGCAGATCAATTTGCTATCAGAAATGGGCAATGACCTGGCCGATCAGGGAGAATTCTCCCAAGCAGCGGAGAGATGGACGCAGGCCCTTGATCTGCTCCCTCCGCCGCAGGCTGACTGGGAAACGTATACCTGGCTGAAGGCCTCGATTGGCGATGCGCTCTATCAACTTGCGGACTTTTCTGCGGCGCGCGAGGCATTGTTCGATGCGCTCAATGGCCCTGACGGCCAGGAGAACCCGTTTGTGCATTATCGCCTTGGACAGACGGAACTGGCCTTGAAAAACGAAGAGGCAGGCATTTCAGAGTTGCTCAAGGCGTACATGCTCGACGGTGAGGAAATCTTTACCGAAGAAGAGGATGGGCACATTTTTTTGCAAAAACTTCGGGATGCCGGGCTGGCCAGCTAG
- a CDS encoding glyoxalase superfamily protein — protein sequence MDTQQLKQLAGCLRALLEDSAIEIGHGQALDLSASLVGLRNWPEVQAFPRRVGAQELDLLATARLAYRLAHKYKHEVSSADLLL from the coding sequence ATGGATACTCAACAACTCAAGCAGTTGGCCGGTTGTCTGCGCGCCCTTTTAGAAGACTCCGCTATCGAAATAGGGCACGGCCAGGCGCTGGACCTCAGCGCTTCGCTTGTAGGACTGCGAAATTGGCCAGAAGTTCAGGCCTTCCCCCGGCGCGTTGGCGCGCAGGAACTTGATTTGTTAGCTACAGCTCGCCTGGCATATCGGCTCGCCCACAAATACAAGCATGAAGTGAGTTCCGCAGACCTGCTGTTGTAA
- the imuA gene encoding translesion DNA synthesis-associated protein ImuA gives MINILSPDTMLSPSLQRSSPTALANSALLRDVWRASELSRGTTSTVTTGHSILDRELPGNGWPQSTFTELLVQQAGIGEMHLLRPVLAQLSQRRRIALVQPPYLPNSAACKFMDLSCPNLLWIRAPSTADALWSTEQILRNGSCGAVLLWQTNIRDEALRRLNLAAQTTETFFWLVRPMSAAADASPAPLRLALRPAAGGISTHIIKRRGPHHEAPLFIPLADMPARQRFLDDQNAVLVQRTPPTVATRMPQAALV, from the coding sequence ATGATCAACATCCTCTCGCCAGACACCATGCTTTCACCTTCCCTTCAACGTAGCAGCCCTACCGCACTGGCCAATAGCGCCCTGTTGCGCGACGTCTGGCGAGCAAGTGAACTGAGCCGAGGAACAACCAGCACCGTCACTACCGGTCATAGCATCTTGGATCGTGAGCTTCCTGGCAACGGTTGGCCGCAATCGACCTTCACGGAGTTGCTAGTTCAGCAAGCGGGTATCGGGGAAATGCACTTGTTGCGGCCAGTGCTGGCGCAACTATCGCAACGTCGTCGGATCGCCCTGGTGCAGCCGCCGTACTTGCCCAACTCCGCCGCCTGCAAATTCATGGACCTGAGTTGCCCGAACCTGCTCTGGATACGTGCGCCCAGCACCGCCGATGCTCTTTGGTCCACCGAGCAGATCCTGCGCAATGGCAGTTGCGGTGCGGTATTGCTGTGGCAAACCAATATCCGCGACGAAGCACTGCGGCGCCTCAATCTGGCGGCGCAGACGACCGAGACGTTCTTCTGGCTGGTCCGGCCGATGAGCGCAGCGGCCGATGCGTCACCAGCGCCATTACGCCTGGCATTGCGCCCCGCCGCCGGTGGCATTTCCACTCACATCATTAAACGGCGTGGCCCACATCATGAGGCGCCACTCTTTATCCCGCTGGCTGACATGCCGGCACGTCAACGTTTTTTGGACGATCAAAATGCGGTTCTGGTTCAGCGTACACCTCCCACTGTTGCCACTCGAATGCCTCAGGCCGCGCTGGTGTGA
- a CDS encoding Y-family DNA polymerase, which translates to MVEKGRIITVSQQAFAEGVRVGMRPGGVAAVSPDTVILERSLEREQIACNAIALALLQFTPEVAHAGDFSLLLDVTASLRLFNGRAAISRRIRTALQAIGMTAQLGTAPTAMGAWLLSRWQPVKRQIILRRTVHMRSLERQLDRMPCAYLPSTANHLEWLTDIGADHLAALRRLPRPGIQRRMNKHVLDELDRAYGLAPELFEWIAIPETFSARIETFDRIEHADALLDGATGLLQQFVGWLVARQQAVSVFVLLLEHERGKTAIPPTPIEIGLAEPTWRDAHLIRLLKERLARTELVAPVIALRLEARLLTAMAPPTQDLFPEPGGSPADYKRLLELLSARLGSDNVLSPVEHHDHRPEESNAWAAATEKRKAVNAEDEAFERPFWLLPKPIPLLLRGERPFYGSPLKMLKGPERIEAGWWNDQIAARDYYIAQGSDATCYWIYLERVVDGRWYLHGMFG; encoded by the coding sequence GTGGTCGAGAAAGGCCGCATCATCACAGTCTCGCAGCAAGCCTTTGCCGAAGGCGTGCGCGTCGGCATGCGCCCCGGCGGTGTAGCGGCCGTCTCGCCGGATACCGTCATCCTGGAGCGCAGCCTTGAGCGCGAACAGATTGCCTGCAATGCCATCGCGCTCGCCCTCCTCCAGTTCACCCCGGAAGTGGCGCATGCCGGCGACTTCAGCCTGCTGCTGGACGTGACCGCCAGCTTGCGCCTATTTAACGGGCGAGCCGCGATCAGCCGGCGCATTCGCACTGCCCTGCAAGCGATTGGGATGACCGCGCAGCTCGGCACGGCCCCGACGGCCATGGGGGCCTGGCTGCTGTCGCGCTGGCAGCCGGTCAAACGCCAGATCATTCTGCGGCGCACGGTGCACATGCGCTCACTGGAGCGCCAGCTCGACCGCATGCCCTGCGCCTATCTGCCCAGCACGGCGAATCACCTCGAATGGCTAACGGATATTGGCGCGGATCATCTGGCGGCACTCCGGCGCCTGCCCCGCCCGGGCATCCAGCGCAGGATGAACAAGCACGTGCTCGATGAGCTCGACCGTGCCTATGGGCTCGCTCCTGAATTGTTTGAATGGATCGCCATTCCCGAAACTTTTTCAGCGCGCATCGAGACTTTTGACCGGATCGAACACGCCGATGCCCTGCTGGACGGCGCCACTGGCCTGCTGCAGCAATTCGTTGGATGGCTAGTCGCGCGCCAGCAGGCTGTGAGCGTTTTTGTTCTGCTGCTGGAGCACGAACGCGGGAAAACTGCGATCCCACCTACGCCGATCGAGATCGGATTGGCAGAGCCGACCTGGCGCGACGCGCACCTGATACGGCTGCTGAAAGAGCGCCTGGCGCGCACGGAACTGGTTGCCCCGGTCATCGCCCTGCGCCTGGAAGCGCGCCTGCTCACCGCGATGGCGCCACCGACACAAGATCTGTTTCCCGAGCCGGGCGGCAGCCCCGCCGATTATAAACGTCTGCTGGAATTACTCAGTGCCCGACTTGGCAGCGACAACGTCCTCTCGCCTGTCGAGCATCACGACCATCGGCCGGAGGAAAGCAATGCCTGGGCTGCCGCCACCGAGAAGCGCAAGGCGGTCAACGCCGAAGATGAGGCTTTTGAGCGCCCGTTCTGGCTGCTACCTAAACCTATCCCGCTGCTGCTGCGCGGCGAACGTCCCTTCTATGGTTCCCCCCTAAAAATGCTCAAGGGGCCGGAACGCATTGAGGCTGGCTGGTGGAACGATCAAATCGCGGCCCGCGACTATTACATCGCGCAAGGAAGCGATGCGACTTGCTACTGGATCTACCTGGAGCGCGTCGTTGACGGCCGCTGGTATCTGCACGGGATGTTCGGCTGA
- a CDS encoding error-prone DNA polymerase produces MDQPPISTLPDYAELQCMSHYSFLHGASPPDQLVARAAQLGYQAVAMADECSLAGVVKAHVAAREWNIHLIIGSQMRVTPEDGTPPFTVLVLAMDRDGYGNLSELITAARTRADKGSYLVWPRDIANPTAPLAHIKGLPGCQLILCPKYNAPYEEIERQAEWLVRSAPGRARVALTLHHRAMVEAIGAEFSLPVVATGDVVMHLRSMKIIQDTMTAIRLNTPVAQCGYQLASNAEAHLRSRLRLGNLYPREALDETLRVAQRCTFSLDELRYEYPGEIVPEGQTPTSYLREQAYIGAHWRYPHAIPDNVQAQLEYELELIGDMQYEPYFLTVFDIVRFARSQKILCQGRGSAANSAVCYCLGITEVDPSRGTLLFERFISRERDEPPDIDVDFEHQRREEVIQYIYRKYGRMRAALTAVVISYRPRSVLRDVGRALGVDLSVVDKVAKASHSWGGRADLQQRLITCGLDPNSPIAEKWAAIAERLMRFPRHLSQHPGGFVISRGPLSRLVPIENAAMPERTVIQWDKDDIDELGLLKIDILALGMLSCIARTLALISEQRGERFELGDIPHEDAATYQMISKADTVGVFQIESRAQMSMLPRMQPREFYDLVIEVAIIRPGPIQGGMINPYLRRRQGLEAVTYPSPEIEAVLRRTLGVPIFQEQVMSIAMTAAGFTAGEADRLRRAMAAWKRKGGLEQFEDQLMSGMAERGYSLEFATSIVGQIRGFAEYGFPESHAHSFALLAYASSWLKCHHPAEFLAALLNSQPMGFYSRSSLVQDARRHDVEVRPVDVCTSGWEASLEPMADGRLAVRLGLNNINGMEREAAWRIEEARAAAPFKNTRDVAMRAQLDAGDMKALASANALVTLTGNRRMAMWDAAASVPERDLMRATTIAEPLLELAPPTEADDIVADYRHVGLTLGRHPLALLRERLNKMRFVPSDILNTFSDGQLARGCGIVTVRQRPETAKGVIFLTLEDEFGTINIIVWPTLVEKQRAELMNASLLGVYGIWQSKSGVRNLIAKRLVDCSHLLGQLDTKSRNFH; encoded by the coding sequence ATGGACCAGCCGCCAATTTCCACGCTGCCCGACTATGCCGAGCTGCAGTGCATGAGCCATTACTCTTTTTTGCACGGCGCCTCTCCGCCCGATCAATTGGTGGCGCGCGCGGCGCAGCTGGGCTACCAGGCCGTCGCCATGGCCGACGAATGTTCCCTGGCCGGCGTGGTCAAGGCGCATGTGGCCGCGCGGGAGTGGAACATTCATCTCATCATTGGCAGCCAGATGAGGGTGACACCGGAGGACGGCACCCCGCCCTTCACTGTGCTGGTCCTGGCCATGGATCGCGACGGCTACGGCAACCTGAGCGAACTCATTACCGCTGCGCGCACGCGCGCCGACAAGGGAAGTTACCTAGTCTGGCCACGCGACATCGCCAACCCCACCGCCCCTCTCGCCCATATAAAAGGGCTGCCGGGCTGCCAACTCATCCTGTGCCCCAAATATAACGCCCCCTATGAAGAGATCGAGCGGCAAGCCGAATGGCTGGTGCGCAGCGCACCGGGCCGCGCGCGCGTCGCTTTGACGTTGCACCACCGCGCCATGGTCGAAGCCATCGGCGCCGAATTCAGCCTGCCGGTGGTGGCCACGGGCGACGTCGTCATGCACCTGCGCTCGATGAAAATCATCCAGGACACCATGACCGCGATTCGTCTGAATACGCCGGTGGCGCAGTGCGGCTATCAACTGGCCTCGAATGCCGAAGCGCATCTGCGCTCGCGCCTACGGCTGGGCAACCTGTATCCGCGAGAGGCCCTGGATGAAACCCTGCGCGTGGCCCAGCGCTGCACCTTCTCGCTTGATGAACTGCGCTATGAATATCCAGGCGAGATTGTGCCTGAGGGACAGACCCCGACCAGCTACTTGCGCGAACAGGCGTATATCGGCGCGCACTGGCGCTACCCGCACGCTATACCCGACAACGTGCAGGCGCAGCTCGAATATGAGCTGGAACTGATCGGCGACATGCAGTATGAACCGTATTTTTTGACGGTATTTGACATCGTGCGCTTCGCCCGCTCGCAAAAAATCCTCTGCCAGGGGCGCGGATCGGCGGCCAATTCGGCGGTGTGCTACTGCCTCGGCATCACCGAAGTCGATCCCTCGCGCGGCACCCTCCTCTTCGAGCGCTTTATCTCGCGCGAGCGCGATGAACCGCCCGACATCGATGTCGACTTCGAGCACCAGCGCCGCGAGGAGGTGATCCAGTACATCTACCGCAAGTATGGGCGCATGCGGGCCGCCCTGACTGCCGTCGTCATTTCCTATCGCCCGCGCAGTGTCCTGCGCGATGTGGGGCGCGCGCTGGGCGTGGATCTATCGGTGGTCGACAAGGTGGCCAAGGCCTCACATAGCTGGGGTGGACGGGCCGACCTGCAGCAGCGGCTCATTACCTGCGGACTCGATCCAAACTCCCCCATCGCCGAGAAATGGGCGGCAATTGCCGAGCGCCTGATGCGTTTCCCGCGTCATCTGTCCCAGCATCCGGGCGGCTTCGTCATTTCACGCGGCCCCCTCTCCCGCCTGGTGCCGATCGAAAACGCCGCCATGCCCGAGCGCACCGTGATTCAATGGGACAAGGATGACATCGATGAGCTGGGTCTCCTGAAAATCGACATCCTGGCGCTCGGCATGCTGTCGTGTATCGCCCGCACCCTCGCCTTGATCTCGGAGCAGCGTGGCGAGCGTTTTGAACTGGGCGATATTCCCCATGAGGATGCCGCCACTTACCAGATGATTTCCAAAGCGGACACCGTCGGCGTGTTTCAGATCGAATCGCGGGCGCAGATGTCGATGCTGCCGCGCATGCAGCCACGCGAATTCTATGATCTGGTCATCGAGGTGGCCATCATCCGGCCAGGCCCGATCCAGGGCGGCATGATCAATCCGTATTTGCGCCGGCGCCAGGGACTGGAAGCAGTCACCTATCCGAGTCCCGAGATCGAGGCGGTGCTGCGGCGCACGCTCGGGGTACCGATCTTTCAGGAGCAGGTCATGTCGATCGCCATGACGGCGGCGGGATTTACGGCCGGTGAAGCCGACCGCCTGCGCCGCGCCATGGCTGCATGGAAAAGAAAAGGTGGCCTGGAACAGTTCGAAGACCAGCTCATGAGCGGCATGGCCGAGCGTGGCTACAGCCTCGAGTTTGCCACCTCCATTGTTGGCCAGATACGCGGCTTTGCCGAATACGGTTTTCCGGAATCCCATGCGCACAGCTTTGCCCTGCTGGCCTATGCCAGCAGCTGGCTCAAGTGCCATCATCCCGCCGAGTTTCTGGCCGCCCTGCTCAACAGCCAGCCCATGGGTTTTTATAGCCGCTCCTCTCTGGTGCAGGACGCGCGCCGGCATGACGTCGAGGTAAGACCCGTCGATGTCTGTACGAGCGGATGGGAAGCATCCCTGGAGCCGATGGCGGACGGCAGACTGGCGGTACGCCTTGGTCTCAATAATATCAACGGAATGGAACGGGAGGCGGCGTGGCGCATTGAGGAAGCCCGCGCTGCAGCCCCCTTCAAAAACACACGCGATGTCGCCATGCGCGCGCAACTCGATGCGGGGGATATGAAGGCGCTGGCGTCGGCCAATGCCCTGGTAACGTTGACGGGCAATCGCCGCATGGCCATGTGGGATGCTGCGGCGAGCGTGCCGGAGCGGGATTTGATGCGCGCGACGACCATTGCCGAACCCTTGCTGGAGCTGGCGCCGCCCACGGAAGCCGATGACATCGTGGCGGACTACCGGCATGTCGGCCTGACACTGGGCCGTCATCCACTTGCTCTCTTACGTGAGCGCCTCAATAAAATGCGCTTTGTGCCGTCGGATATCCTGAACACCTTCAGCGATGGCCAGCTGGCCAGGGGCTGCGGGATAGTCACGGTAAGACAGCGGCCGGAGACGGCCAAGGGGGTGATCTTCCTCACCCTGGAAGATGAATTTGGCACCATCAACATTATTGTCTGGCCCACGTTGGTGGAAAAGCAGCGCGCCGAACTGATGAATGCCTCACTCTTGGGGGTGTACGGTATCTGGCAATCGAAGAGTGGCGTGCGCAACCTGATTGCCAAGCGACTGGTGGATTGCTCGCATTTGCTCGGCCAGCTTGATACGAAGAGCAGGAACTTTCACTAA
- a CDS encoding SDR family NAD(P)-dependent oxidoreductase, with translation MKTHENKVAIITGGKQGIRYGIAKLLAQRGAKVILVNRQDAAEEAAQIGNGAIAIAADVTSEADWARVAAKVEQEFGRADVLVHAAGIYPITGLDQMTQDEWRRVMAVNLDAHVIGARAIVPLMRKAGGGAIVAVGSDAVGMVTPPGMGFSHYITSKMGVVGLVRALANELAADNIIVNAVHPGITDTEGASGMPNEQKAQVYMMQAIKRLGTPADIAGPVAFLTGEDARFVTGQTLVVDGGLMRL, from the coding sequence ATGAAGACACATGAAAACAAGGTCGCCATCATCACTGGCGGCAAGCAGGGTATCAGGTACGGCATCGCCAAACTTTTGGCCCAGCGCGGGGCGAAAGTCATCCTCGTCAATCGCCAAGATGCTGCGGAGGAAGCTGCTCAGATCGGCAATGGCGCGATAGCCATCGCGGCCGACGTGACGAGTGAGGCCGACTGGGCGCGGGTTGCTGCCAAGGTAGAGCAAGAATTCGGCCGTGCCGACGTCCTCGTGCATGCGGCCGGCATTTACCCGATCACAGGGCTTGACCAGATGACGCAGGACGAATGGCGCCGCGTGATGGCTGTGAACCTCGACGCCCATGTGATCGGCGCCCGAGCGATCGTGCCGCTGATGCGCAAGGCTGGGGGCGGGGCAATCGTCGCCGTGGGTTCCGACGCGGTTGGTATGGTGACCCCGCCCGGAATGGGATTTTCTCACTACATCACCTCGAAGATGGGTGTGGTAGGTCTCGTCCGCGCGCTCGCCAATGAGCTCGCGGCTGACAACATCATCGTTAACGCCGTTCATCCTGGCATCACCGACACGGAAGGTGCGAGCGGCATGCCGAACGAGCAGAAAGCGCAGGTTTACATGATGCAGGCGATCAAGCGGCTCGGTACGCCCGCTGACATCGCCGGCCCCGTGGCCTTCCTCACCGGCGAAGATGCGCGCTTCGTTACAGGGCAGACATTGGTGGTCGACGGTGGCCTGATGCGGCTGTGA
- a CDS encoding NAD-dependent epimerase/dehydratase family protein, whose amino-acid sequence MSQNIFIIGASGFVGSTLARHFLADGQRVLGLARTDSAEAALRTIGISVIRGDLDANVAPVLAAARSAEVTIYAAQVAFEHEPVILRTLCEALAGSGKTFIFLSGSGVFMQRTGGAWSPDSFAEDDPFVPEPLALPRVEAEAIVRAAAEHGLRSMVIRPPVIWGPGDNGPVASVYRSVAITGAACYIGAGLAAYSNVHSADLAQLFALGIERGQSGALYHAAAGEIPYRWIAEAVARDLGVKTRSLTMEEATEVFGPFGALLLSACSRSRDPRTRSDLGWQPTQFDFLSQVGEPRLRALANP is encoded by the coding sequence ATGTCACAAAATATCTTCATCATTGGTGCTTCGGGATTTGTTGGAAGCACGCTAGCAAGGCACTTCTTGGCGGATGGGCAACGAGTCTTAGGGCTCGCGCGAACTGATAGCGCCGAAGCTGCCCTAAGAACTATTGGTATTTCTGTAATTCGCGGCGATCTTGACGCCAACGTCGCACCCGTGCTTGCTGCGGCACGTTCAGCAGAGGTGACAATCTACGCCGCCCAGGTCGCCTTCGAACACGAGCCGGTCATCCTCCGGACGCTCTGCGAAGCGCTCGCAGGAAGCGGCAAGACGTTCATCTTCTTGTCGGGCAGCGGCGTTTTCATGCAACGCACGGGCGGCGCGTGGAGTCCGGACAGCTTTGCCGAAGACGACCCCTTTGTGCCGGAGCCACTGGCACTTCCTCGGGTGGAGGCAGAGGCCATTGTCCGCGCAGCAGCCGAGCATGGCCTGCGAAGCATGGTGATACGGCCCCCTGTGATTTGGGGACCGGGCGACAATGGCCCTGTCGCGAGCGTGTACCGCTCGGTTGCGATCACCGGCGCCGCCTGCTACATCGGTGCCGGACTCGCCGCCTATTCCAACGTGCACAGCGCCGATCTGGCGCAGCTGTTTGCGCTTGGGATTGAACGCGGGCAGTCTGGCGCGCTGTACCACGCCGCTGCCGGGGAAATCCCATACCGCTGGATTGCCGAGGCCGTGGCGCGTGACCTAGGTGTCAAAACGCGCAGCCTGACGATGGAGGAGGCGACCGAGGTATTCGGCCCATTCGGGGCGCTACTGCTATCAGCATGCAGCCGCTCGCGCGATCCACGGACACGATCCGATCTAGGCTGGCAGCCCACCCAATTCGATTTTCTGTCGCAGGTAGGCGAGCCACGGCTGCGTGCGCTCGCAAACCCTTAA
- a CDS encoding LysR family transcriptional regulator — protein sequence MLNGISLDYLRTFVAAADHGSFSAAGRVIGRAQSVVSQTIASLEGQLGVALFERVGRYPKLTPQGTNLLSDARRVVTGADALTAKARSFSAGLEPELSIVVDVMFPQRCLTDALGSFKQHFPSTPLRLHVEALGRVAELVLNGQCSLGITGTLPFLPPGLAAERLFSEEMVTVVAPGSPLAGRQGPIAFRELSDETQLVLTDRSSLTSGVDYGVQGKNIWRLADLGAKHAFLRAGLGWGHMPRWLISEDLKEGSLVRIELEGPSAGLLPFQATYLSDRLPGPAGRWLLERFQPT from the coding sequence TTGCTGAATGGCATTTCCCTGGACTACCTGCGAACCTTCGTCGCTGCCGCAGACCACGGCAGCTTTTCGGCTGCTGGTCGCGTAATCGGGCGTGCGCAGTCAGTGGTAAGTCAAACCATCGCCAGTTTGGAGGGACAGCTCGGAGTAGCGTTGTTTGAGAGAGTCGGCCGCTACCCTAAATTGACGCCTCAGGGAACGAACCTGTTGTCCGATGCGCGCCGCGTTGTAACGGGTGCCGATGCGCTGACAGCCAAGGCACGTAGCTTCTCCGCCGGTCTAGAGCCCGAACTGTCCATCGTCGTCGATGTCATGTTTCCGCAGCGGTGCCTTACCGATGCACTCGGCAGCTTCAAACAGCACTTCCCATCCACGCCGCTCAGGCTCCATGTCGAAGCTCTGGGCCGCGTTGCGGAGCTTGTACTCAATGGTCAGTGCAGCCTCGGCATCACCGGGACGCTGCCGTTTCTACCACCAGGGCTTGCAGCTGAACGACTATTCAGCGAGGAGATGGTGACGGTGGTGGCGCCGGGATCGCCCTTGGCTGGCAGACAAGGCCCCATTGCATTTAGGGAACTGTCGGACGAAACACAGCTCGTGCTGACCGATCGCTCCTCTCTGACCAGCGGGGTGGACTACGGCGTGCAAGGCAAGAACATCTGGCGGCTTGCTGATCTTGGTGCGAAGCATGCTTTCTTGCGGGCTGGCCTCGGATGGGGTCACATGCCGCGCTGGCTCATCAGTGAAGATTTAAAGGAAGGCAGTCTTGTACGCATTGAGTTGGAAGGCCCGTCGGCAGGCTTATTGCCTTTCCAAGCTACCTATCTAAGTGATCGACTGCCCGGTCCCGCTGGCAGGTGGTTGTTAGAGCGATTCCAGCCGACTTAG
- a CDS encoding Fis family transcriptional regulator, protein MHSDHAPGRKRLTLLLRGAFSTSQKEWLEFQPLPQATCSRLSLQHHAQLASLYVGAGSLFSLQLIMRVALASAILQELGYGHTMPRAIEEYEALATQALHNGSEGCYRLSGEAYVAFAGLLIYHDRQLCTAPLKAFSYAADKLDR, encoded by the coding sequence ATGCATTCTGACCACGCGCCTGGACGTAAACGCCTCACCTTGCTGCTGCGTGGTGCGTTTTCGACATCACAGAAGGAGTGGCTCGAATTCCAGCCCTTGCCGCAAGCCACATGCAGCCGACTATCGCTGCAACATCATGCGCAGCTAGCGTCCTTGTATGTCGGCGCCGGGTCATTGTTTTCCCTGCAATTGATAATGCGAGTCGCGCTAGCCAGCGCGATCCTGCAGGAACTTGGCTACGGTCATACCATGCCGCGTGCAATCGAAGAGTATGAGGCATTGGCGACGCAGGCTTTGCATAATGGCAGCGAAGGCTGCTACCGGTTATCTGGCGAAGCGTACGTTGCCTTTGCTGGCCTGTTGATCTACCACGACCGGCAATTGTGCACGGCTCCGTTGAAGGCATTTTCCTACGCGGCGGATAAGCTTGACAGGTAG